One Streptomyces sp. NBC_00102 DNA segment encodes these proteins:
- a CDS encoding carboxymuconolactone decarboxylase family protein: MTTQSHTHATSEFVPEHTPRLNWAELAPDVYKAMVRLDAAARKGLDPVIGELVKIRSSQLNHCAFCLDMHTKDALAQGETVQRIVQLSAWEESKHFYTEKEIAAIELTEAITVVTDGFVPDEVWEKAAKHFDGTELAHLVAAINVINGWNRFAVSTRMVPGHYTPGAH; this comes from the coding sequence ATGACGACACAGAGCCACACCCACGCCACGTCCGAGTTCGTTCCCGAGCACACCCCGCGCCTCAACTGGGCGGAGCTCGCGCCCGACGTCTACAAGGCCATGGTCCGGCTGGACGCGGCGGCCCGTAAGGGGCTCGACCCGGTCATCGGCGAGCTGGTGAAGATCCGCTCCTCGCAGCTCAACCACTGCGCGTTCTGCCTGGACATGCACACCAAGGACGCCCTCGCCCAGGGCGAGACCGTCCAGCGGATCGTGCAGCTCAGCGCGTGGGAGGAGTCGAAGCACTTCTACACGGAGAAGGAGATCGCGGCGATCGAGCTGACCGAGGCGATCACCGTCGTGACCGACGGGTTCGTGCCGGACGAGGTCTGGGAGAAGGCGGCCAAGCACTTCGACGGGACCGAGCTGGCCCACCTGGTCGCCGCGATCAACGTGATCAACGGCTGGAACCGCTTCGCCGTGAGCACCCGCATGGTCCCGGGCCACTACACCCCGGGCGCGCACTGA